The sequence AATGGATCTTTTTAACAGTGTGCCTTTGGGGAGGGACCCATGTCCATGGCTTCGTTGAGGGCCATCCATATGCCAGCTGGGGGCCAGCCCACAGTGGCCATATTGGCTGCAGCAGGAATGGTGCCCACCTCGGCGAATTGAAGGGCTAAGAGTCCCAGATAGCTAGGCCAGAGCTGGAAGCAGACAGTAAGGGGAAGAGCTGCTCCcacaggagagggagagattCCAGCTCACTGCGCAGCCTGGGAGGAGGCGTGGATCCTGGCACGCTGAGCCTCAGGCACCAGCCTCCCTGTGCTCGACAGCAAAGTCTTGACTCCTTCCTGCTGAGCACTGTGCTACCTTCACTGCTCCAAAGCCAGACTAACAGCTCTCCAAGCCCTTGGGGTGACTCGGCTTCCAGGAGCTGTTGGAGAAATGAGGATGTCTGTCCCTGTCTGCCTGGGCAGGCCAGATTCCTCCCCAGCAGCCGGGTCTCTCCAGACCCTGATTCGGTGCCTTTCTGTTTACCAGCTACTTCAATCCCAAAGTTTGAATCTGCAGATACCTTACTCCCAGCCACTTTGCCTTCTTACTGTGTTGTGTGTTTTTCCTGGTGCTTCAAGAGCGTGTGCAGGGCAAGTGCCGTCACTGGGAACTGCACCAGATGCTCAGACTTGGTTGTCTTATGTTTACcaataaataaaagtagactttttctatttttatttgctgctatttgtgtgtgtgtttgtgtttgtgtagcTAGGTATCTGGCACTTCTGACGATGCATTGTTGCTTTTTTCCCGAAGGTCCCGCAGGAACTGTGGCaatggtgtgtgtgtgaaatggTGTGTTAACCGCGTTTTGTTTGCTCCTGTATTGAATAGGAAGCAGTGGCCAGTCTGTCTTCCTTAGAGATGttagcatatttttatatgtatatattttgtaccAAAAAAGAGTGTTCCTTGTTTTGGTTACACTCGAAATTCTGACCTAGCTGGAGAGGGCTCTGGGCCGAGAGCTTTCACTAAGGGGAGACTTCAGGGGAGGATCAAGCTTTGAACCAAAGCCAATCACTGGcttgatttgtgttttttaattaaaaaaaaaatcattcatgtATGCCACTTCTAATTGCTTTCAACTATGGCTGTTTGCTTTcttaaaagagaacaaaagtaGATATGTTATTGCCCTAGGAAAGGATCTCTGTTGAAACAGGACAGCAGCCTAGGGCCCACATTTAATTAGGATCAACCAGTTTAAGGAAATGCTTCCCCCAAAAAGCCCCTGATGGTGTGGGGAAGGGGAATGGTGAGTTGGGAACAGGTAGTGCCTACATGACCAGATTTTACTCAAGTGCatctcatgattctgtgggttttctAGCATTTTTGGAAAACTAGCATAGGTTGCagggttttttcttcttttagactGATGTTAATTTATTTTGCAGGGGAAGGACAGCAAATGGCGTCAGAAGATTTTTGTCCTTTTGTTATCTCTTAGtatatcaataaatttttaaaaaaaaaatttggcctgATGTACATCATGAGTGATCCCTGGAAACACAGTAGACTctgctcttttcctttcttgaggCAAAATAATTCGTCTGGACATAGGCCAAATACTTGGGGCACAGAAAAATCAAAGACTGGGAAAGGCCACTTGCAGAGGGTGCAGAAAAAGATATGTTTCCAAGCAAAGGATGGGTGTTTAAGAGTCCATATACCAGTGGCTCACAACAGAGAACAACTGGCATTCCAGGGAACACTTGCAGATCTGGAGATCTTGCTTGTCACGCTGTGGGGTGGATGCCACTTGCATCTAGTGGGTGGATACCAGGAGTGCTGCTAGACGTCCTGAGGTGCACAGAACAGTCTCCATGACAGAAAGAAATGATCCTTCCCAGCACGTCAGTAGTGCTGAGTTTGAGAGACTGAATtaatgggaaaaacagaaaaaacacaatggcaggggttgggggcaggggcgGCATTATCGGCATCTGTCAGGTGAGGTCAGGGATGCTGCAATATATAATCAACTCATTTTGAGACTGCTCCCTTCAAAAGACATgcaaagttaaaataaaactcCCTCTCCCCGCGCCCACAGTATCCAGAGATGCTGTGTTGGAAAGCCACTCAACCCCTTGAAGCCACCACATGTGCTAATAATGCTTTACAAGGAGGCAGCCATAAAATTCCAGGGGAGTCACTGTGAGTTAGCAGCTACTGCAACTCCTAACCCAAAGCTCGCGAATAAAGAGGCGATTTGCTTATTACAGAACCTTCCCCGGCTCCTTAAGGCTTCCACCAACTTCAGCATGAATTTATTCATGAATTCCAGCCTCCAGGGAGAATAGAGCTTCTTTGAAGTGAAGAGAGAAGCTGGGCCTAGATGTTGGAGTAACTGGGTGAAAAGCTACTTGGGGCCAAGGCCTGAATGTTTTGGTTCAGGAAAGGGTTCCCCCTGCAAATGGAAATGTGACCCCCAGCACTAGCCCGCTCCAGGAAGTCCTGCGAATTCGAAATCGACTGTTGCAGAGAAAGAAGACTGCTGGTGGGCTCTCTTTTGCTGCCTTCGCAAGGCTCTGGCTGTTTCCTTTTGGAGAAAGTGGGCAAGGGCGACCCCAGCGGGCCTGTCCTCTGGCTTATGAGAGCTGCAGAAAGGGGCTGGGACCGCCAGGAAGGAGCAAGCTGGCCGAGCAGGAGCAGGCGCGGCCCCGGATGTGGAGCCAGGCTTTCGGGAGAGCCCATTTCTACAGGGATTCGGCCCGACGGGTGCCGGGCCGAGCTCGCTCGGCCTTTGTTAGTTTCGGCGCCGCTGATGTGATCGCCTAATCCAGTGGACCCTGAGAAGAACAGACTGGGCTGCCAATGGCCCGACCCCACGCCGCCGCGACCTGCCCGAGGGCACCGGGAGCGATGGGTGCGGAGGGGCTGGGAGGACGGTCATCCGGGCGGCTGgacctctccttcctcccctccgcCTTCGTGGCTCGAGCGCCGGGCCTCAGGGAGGACGCAGAGGGGGCGCCCGTGGCGGTGGGCGCCCAGCGGTACCTTTGGGTCGGGGGGAGGTAAGGCTTTCTCAGCTCGGGTTCGGAACCAGAAAGCCACCGGCCCCCCGGGGGTAAGGGGTGGGCGCCGGCGACCCGGGCCGACGCCGCCACCTGCAGAGGGCGCGCGCGTCCCACCAAGGTCGGCCGCCGGCCCTTCGGACGGACGAGGGAAAAGCCAGCCGCGGCTCCAGGGTGCCCGAGACTCAATCGCACCACCTGCACCCCGGCCACCTCCGCCTCCGAAGTCTCAGGAGGAAAGCCCCGACCCAGCCCGCAGCCTCTCTCGCCGCGTTCAGGACCCGAGGCTGCGGGCAGCCGCCTTCCACGACGGACAGCACGGAGTCCCGCCGGGCCCCGAGCCACGCCAGTCTCGGACTTCAGCTGGGTCCGAGGCTCCTCTGGGCCTGGAGGGCTtttagaggagaagaggaaaCCAGCACAGGAGCCCCAGAGGGCCGGGACAGGTCTGTGCGCCAGCGGCCCGGGCGCATGGCACAGTGCCTGGATCAGGATTGGTGCGAAGCCAGCATCAAACGGACAGAAAATGAATCCGATCCGACACTCTAGGAAGAGCATGAACCTTCCAATCCAACCAATGTTTGTGCGAGGCCAGGTTCCCCGCCGCGGTGGCCACACAAGCCAGCCCTGTCCTCGGGACGCAAGGTAACCAGTCCGGCTGGAGGCCGCCACGCACGCCTGGTCTCTGCAGTTGTGGCGGATTCCCAGGGACTCTGCCCAGGAAATGGAAACCCGTGAGGGCGCTCCTCAAAGCCGAGGGTGGTGATGGCCAGCGAACCCGAAAAAGGGGCAGGGTGGGCGCCCTCCCATCCGCTTAAGCAGTAGCCCATTCCACTGCCCCACACGCCCAGGAGTGGACGCAGGAGGGAGCCCCGTCCGAGTGGACGCAGGAGGGAGCCCCGTCCAAGTGGCGACCATCGCGGGGCCACCCCACCCACCTTCCCTTGACGTCCCCTGCCAGCACAGAGACCGCCCGTTGCGGTGGGGCAGTCTCGGGCGGAGATCTTTGACGCCTGGCGGCCAGCGACCCTACTCGGCCGGCAGCGCAGGCCCTCACGTCGGAAGGACACTCAAGGCTCTGTGACCCGCTAACCTGGGCCTGGGCAGCAGGACGCTGCTGTCCTCCCGCGCCCTCCCACACCGGTCACAGCTGGGGAAGGGGGAAGCTCTGCCAAGGGCCGGGCCACTGACTCCTCAGCAAGGGGCTGGAGATGCGTGAGCTACCCCTGTCcatgttcctcctggtgggcgtTAGGGGTGAGCCTGAATCGTGGCTTCCTGGCAGGGTGACGTCTGCGGGGCACTACGGAAGTAGAAATGGGTTTAGTGCGGTGGCCTCTTTGGGGATCCGAAGAGTGGCTCTCCTGTGCGGGCTTCAAGACCCCGCCCCCACTGCTGTGAAGTCTGCGGCCAGAAAAGGCCAAGAacatctctctctccaccccccaccccgcacTCTGCTCTCCCGCACCGTCCCTTGCCCAGCGCTGGGGTTTAGGCCCGCCCAGGAGACCTGGGCCGGAGAGGCTGCGGGGACTCGGGGGCGGGGGTGCGCGGGGCTGCGGCGCGGCGGCTCCAGGTTCACTAATCACATCAGCAGCGCTCTGCGCCGGCTCCGAGCTTGCAGTTGCCTAGCAATACCCGCGAATTCAATTCCTCAATCAATAGGCGCGAGGCTCTGCATTTAGGGGAGCGCTAGCAAGGTTGGGTGGGTCTGGGGAGTGGGTCTCAAGACAGCTACGAGGGGCTGGCACCGGGAGGCTTTGGCTAACGCGGCGAGGCCCCGGGGCCTCGGAGACCAGACGCCTCCGGCCTGGGGGTGTGGCGCGCTGGAGGATCCCGCCAGAGGAAAGtggaacccccgacctcaggcgCATCCTCCCGGGATCCCCAGATTCTGCCCGGGGCCCGAAGAAGTGCAGCCAGTAGGTGCGGAGAGCCACGGATTCCCCCGGACGGGCTGAGGGGAGTCTGCCCCAGCGGCCTCCCACGCCCACCTCTATCCCAGCCAGGTGGGTTCCCCAGTTGGGGAAGGGCCTTTGCAGGAACGGTGCCCCCGCGATGGGGGCGAGGATGGGGGCGGGAGGACGGGATGAGTACTGAGAGAAGAGGGACGGATCCTCTCCTCCCGGGATGCCTCTTCCCTTTGctcagggaaggaaaaagaagaataaaaccaaGACATGTCTCTATTtacaaagtatatatttaaaCACGTAAAAAGCGGTATTGGATACAGACATTCACGACCGCAGAAGATAGGTACCGAAGCTTCACTCTTGAGCTGAGGCGGAGATCGATTGGAGATTTGTACAAATCTTAGAATTAAATAAACCCAACAGCGCACACACCCTGCGCGGTTGCAGACTCCCAGCCACGTGGCCCCCGgcccctgcccacccaccccccaGGTCAGCGTCGCAAGAGCGAGAGAaggagacacatacacacacggcCACGGACAAACAGCAGGACGGAGGGGCGGCAGGGACAGAGCTGGCTGGAAAGAAGGTCCAAGGGAAGGGGCAAAGTCAGCccccaggaagggagggaggtgggagtaAAGGACAGGCGGGAGAGAAGGGAAGGCGGCGGCCAGGTGAAGACGCGTATCCCCCAGTCCCGTCCACTAGGTAACAGACATGCCCCTTCAGTGAAGTTTCATCTGAAAATAGCATCGACATTTAAATAGATACACTCGGTCAACGGCGCTTCTTTATACAAAGTCTAAAATACCAGTTTTACAAATGTGAGTAGATAAAAATCCCCATTCCAGGGGCTTCTCTTTATAGGCGCAATTTGatattcaaaaacaaacacaatcatGTAGTACACcgtttccctccttttctctctttaaagGCAAGAAAGTCTGGAGGAGAGGCTGAGAAGCCGGGAGTGCGGAGGACGAGGCTGGGGTTCCCTcccagcaccccccaccccacgcGAAGCTCCCCCACCCCCGACTCCCCGCCTCGCTCCCCCCGAGTCTGTGCTTCCTCTGGCGTGCAGGGCCCCCGCGCCCCTCCCTCAACAAGCAATGGGAAGTTAGATCTTCGCTGGCCCTTTAAGGGCggggagggcagggaggctgcGGGATCCGTGCTCCAAGAGACGGGGGTGGAGTGGAGGGGACTGATTTGTGCTTTTGAGTCAAAAGAGGGGCGCGCATTCTGCGTCCTCGGAGCGCAGAGCGGTCAAGTCCGCCGGGCAGGGGCGTCCCAGGCCCCGCCGCCTCGCACGGCCTTCCCCGCCGCGGCCGTCCCCACTCCCAACTCCcgctcctccctccccctttGGCGGAGTTTGAATGTCGAGTTCAAATAGAGAACACTGCGAATCGAAAAGACCTATAAATTATAGCTTTTGCTTTTAAGAAGgacgggggaaaaaaaaggaaaaagcaaaagttcCGATGCGCATTCTTGGATGAAAACCCCGCCTCGCCCCTCCTTCCCGTGCCCGGCCGGAGCCGCGGGGGTGAGTCTAGCCCCAGCTCCGAGCTCCGAGCCGTGGTCCTCAGCCACACTCCAAGCCTGGCCGTGGAGAGGCCCTGGGTGCGAAGCCACTGCTCCTAGCAGCGCCCGCCGCCGCGCCTCCCTCCGTGGGTCCCGCAGGGTGGGCCTGTCTGGCCATGTGTCCACCACAGAGCTGGCGGCCCGCCCTCCCCAGGCAGGGAGGCTTGTCCAACTcttcctgggaggtgggggccacCGTCTCTTCTCCTGGCAAAGCTAGAGGACGCGAAAAGGAAAAGTCCACCCCAACACTTTTCTTGCAAAACAACTGTCTCGAACTCTCAGCACTGACACGCAATCCTCCCAATTTATCCTGGCATTTCGGGAATGTAAACAGATTCgctggatttcttttctttctgcggAGTAAGGAAAGGAACGAGGGAACGGGGAGATTTTATCCACATGACATACACACGATCTGCGtgtaccacacacacacccctccctaAAGTGCATTTCCTGGTGTGGTCCTGGGGAGAAACCTCCTGTCCCTGCCTGCTGGGGACGTTTTAACCTTCAACATCACACACGAAAAGCTTATTCAAGTTAATACTTTTTTCCCTAATAGACttctttaccttaaaaaaaaaaaaatagaaaaaaggaaaacagactgACCCCACCCCCCCTTTTTTCTGATTGGGGAGCCAACCTTTTGTTGGCCTGCCTGGCCAATGGGAAGAGAGAGCAAATCTGGGCCGGGCCTTGGTGCCAGGAGTCTGGCATTGGGctgtgggagaagggaggaggggtgAGGTGGGCAGGCCAAGCCCCTCCAGACACTCTCAGAAACCTGTACCCAGGGCCCAACTTCCCTAGAGCTCTGGGGCAAGGGggcccctcctgccccagctcaTTCGGGCTGCCCCAACTAAAGCACAATGAGAGTCTCTCTCCTTTAAATAAAACAACTTCgagttgaaatatatatatttagatatttttcttaaataacatatttacatCTAATAGAAAATATAACTCTAGAGATAATCTTTCCAACAAAAACtgagggggaggaaggagggatgaaaggggctggtggggtgggggtgacaTCAGGGACGGGACCAGCCAAAAGGCCACATCCCACccagaaataaaaatcactatgCCAAGCTCACGCTCACTCTCTCCCCTGCTCTCCTCCTGGACACACCCACCCAGCAttcatcttttctctttaaaaaagccTTGGTCCGTGTTACTTTCCTTAATGGTGACGGTCAAAAAGTTTGAGGTCACGTCCGTGACCACCACCTTCTCCAGGTTAGTCAGGGAGGGGCTCCAGGACTCTTCCTCCGGGTCCCCCAGGATTCTGGCCACAGGGATCCTGGCGATGAGGGAGGGCCTTCCCCCCTGGGCCCCCATGTCCCGGTACAGGCCCCCCCCAGAGCTGGGGGGGCCTGAGCCATGTCGGACCCGGGTGCCATTGGGATCTAGGGCACCCTGGCCTTTGGCCTCCAGGAAGGCAGCCCTGTGCTTTATCACCCTGGCCGGGAAGGTGTCCACAGCCAGTTTGCCCGTGGCCTCAGCTGAGCTAGGGCTGGTCACACCACACTGCACCAGGTCCGAGTCCTGTCTTCGGGCCAGCTGGATCACACTGTGGCCGGCTGGAAACTTTCCTGCCCCGGAAGGGGTGTCGTCCAGCTTCCTGCCCTTGAGGTACTCTCCGAGGCCGGCGCTGGGTTCGCCTAAGGGCCTCTGTGAGGGGTCCGGGAGCTCCTTCCGGGGCTTGGGGCCTCGCTTCTTCGAGCTGTCCCCCGGTGAGCTGGGCTTGTCATCCACTCTGCTGGTACCCCGCTCTCGTTCCCTCTCACGTTCCCGCTCCCTCTCTcgctccctctccctttctcgaTCCCGCTCCCGGTCCCTATCCCGGTCTCGGTCCCGGTCCCGAGGGGCCTCTGCGCGGCAGGTGCTGCTGGTGCTGGTGCTGCTCGCTGGCGGGGACAAACCCATGTTTCGAAGGCCCTCCCGGGCCCGGGAAGTGGAGGCCAGGTCCTGGGGCGAGCGGCCAGGGTAGGGGATCCGGATGCCCCTGGCTGAGTCACTTCGAAACTCGTAAGTTTTGGCCTTTGCCTTGGCCTGCGCCTGCAGGAGAGAAGATGGTCTCAAGAGTGGGGCAGGGCCCTGTCCACCCCCACAGGACTCCTCCTCTATCCCTGACCTCCTATCTTTACCCTATGATGCCTGGGAATTTCtacatggatgcatggatgggtgggtgggtgggtgggtggatggctggATGAATGGGTGGGATGGCTGTTGGAGCTGAGAGGTAGAAGGATGAGAGAAGAGGTAGAAGATTTGGCTGGAAGTAGTCATTTGCAAAAAGTACACTTTTTGCATTTGATTATTGTGTCCATTTGGGAGGGGGAGCGTAAAGGAATTCTAGTGTGGCCAAGCCCGTCCCCCCAGACACAGTTGGTGCTGCTACTGACTTGGTGACATCttgtcagggaactccctcctaCATTACAAATAGGCAACATGTGTGGACACCCCATTGGCTCACAGCCCTCAGAGCCCCCTTCCCACAAATCACTCCATAACATGGTCCTCCACCATTGGACACTGCCAACCTACTTTGAGGAGGAAGGTTTTGGGCTTGGGTCCACGCTTTTTGGGGCCATAGAGCTCCATCTCTCTTTccctggagaaagaagaaaaggagaaagggtgCGTGAGTAAAGAAAGCAAGTGGGACTCTAGTCCAGGCTGGAAAGAAGCCACTCTACTTGTTTCTAAGTGAGCGGCTGGGACTTGGAAGGGTCTGTACCTTTCCTCAAAGGCTGCGAGCAAGCGAGCATCCAGGATGTTTTCCTCCGGTTCCCATGTGCTGTACCTAAAGGGAATCAGGAAGAAGTGGGCATCAGTCCCAGGAGCAGGGTGAGAGcagagggggtgtgtgtgtgtgtaacttttCTCATTGCATTGTATTGTATTTCAATGTAAAggcaaaaagaggaagaaagaaacctCCCGAATAACAGTCTGGGGTTGAGAATTGCATATAACCTACTTACTTCTGCGACCATCCCTTCCATTTCACGAGGTATTCCATGCGTCCCTGCGGGTGCAAAGGCGATAATGTGTGTGCATGGGGAGAAACGCATGACGAGGATACAAGAAATGCATGCGAAAATGCATGCACCAGATGAATGCTCGAAACCCCGCCGCAAAAGGCACGCGCCCGCTGCATCACCCCTGCACCTAATGCTGCACAAAGTGCATGCACCGGCATTCattccccaccccgccccccacccaTGCAATCCGTGCATCGCTGCAAGTCTAAGGAAAGCGCCTGGGCTCAgagctgccgccgccgccgccgccacggCCGCGGCCGCTGCTGGGACCTGGGGGAAGGGAAGCTGGGCTGCAGCAGGGGGAGGGAACCCGGGCCGGGAGGGGAGGGCCCGGCCGCACGGAGGCCCTAGGCCCGGGGGCACCTACTTTCCGTATGCGCCGCTTCAGGAGGGCTTCGGCCGCGAACACCCGCTCCCCCACCGCTGAAAGCTCCATGTTGACTCGCCGCTTCCCCCCTTGGCCGCTTCCAGGAGCAGAAAAGCAGCAGCCAGCGCACGACAGACCATAATACTCTCCCGCTGACGTCAGTTCTCCTCCCCCTCCCGGCGCTCTCGCTCCCTCCCGCGGCCCCCCTCCCGCGCTCCTCCGCTCGGCCCCCTCCCCTCCGCCCAGTGCTTCCTCCCGCCCCACGTGTTGCTAACGACGTTGCTAAAGCCGAGCGGCCGGAGGCCTGCGCCCCCGCACGCTGATTGGACGAGCTCCGAGCCACGCCCCTCTGCCTTTCTCCCCCGCGTTGCTACGTGACCAGCGTTCCAATCGCCAGGGGGCGGAGTCCGAGGCGACTCCAGAGACCGAGCGCGCGAGTGGGAGGGGGCGCCGCCGGAAGTGACGCCAGGGGAAGGCGGGCCCGGCCGCTGTCAGTCTGCGGGGCTGGCGAGGGGGGCAGGCCGCCCTCTGTCCTCGCCGGGgcccccctcccccgccaccaAGTTGTCCCTCCGGCGTTCGGCGTCCCCCACAGCTCTCGCTGGGATCCCCGCGGCGATGTCAGCCCGGCTCCGCCCCTCGGCAGACCCCGGCCCGccgccccacccccaccgcccAGGACTCGCGCGGTCCCCTCCCCCAGCCGCCCGCGCCGCACAATGCACAATGCACAGGTGCTGGGGCGCCGCGGGCCGCGCCCGAACCCCGAGAGCCTGCGGCGCGCCCATCGGCTGGCTTCTCCCCCggcccccgcccccctcccccggAGCCGCACACCCGACCCCCGGTCTCCATGGCAACGTCCCCCCCCCCCCCAAGCCGGGTCCCGCTAACAAATCAATGTGCATGTGTCTCAGGCTCCTGTCGCGCGGCCCTGCCCTCGGCCACCCTCCGGGCCCTGCGAGCCGGGCTGGCTGGAGCGCTCGTCCCCGGCTCCGAAGCCGAACACAGACCTGGTGGAGGCCGGGCTGTTCCCTCCGGAGCCCGGCTGCAGCCCAGGACCCCACAGAGGATGTCGCGCGGCTTCTTCCTGCCCCCCGACCATCCCC comes from Homo sapiens chromosome 17, GRCh38.p14 Primary Assembly and encodes:
- the CBX8 gene encoding chromobox protein homolog 8, with the translated sequence MELSAVGERVFAAEALLKRRIRKGRMEYLVKWKGWSQKYSTWEPEENILDARLLAAFEEREREMELYGPKKRGPKPKTFLLKAQAKAKAKTYEFRSDSARGIRIPYPGRSPQDLASTSRAREGLRNMGLSPPASSTSTSSTCRAEAPRDRDRDRDRDRERDRERERERERERERERERERGTSRVDDKPSSPGDSSKKRGPKPRKELPDPSQRPLGEPSAGLGEYLKGRKLDDTPSGAGKFPAGHSVIQLARRQDSDLVQCGVTSPSSAEATGKLAVDTFPARVIKHRAAFLEAKGQGALDPNGTRVRHGSGPPSSGGGLYRDMGAQGGRPSLIARIPVARILGDPEEESWSPSLTNLEKVVVTDVTSNFLTVTIKESNTDQGFFKEKR